The Platichthys flesus chromosome 5, fPlaFle2.1, whole genome shotgun sequence genome contains the following window.
GCTAATTTGTATTATGATTTGGAGCTATacgattaaaatattaatacattttaaaggaaAACGTTATAGTATAGTACTATAAACTAATTCTGATGATGTAACTAAATTAAATTGTCCAGCAATTACTACATAATGAGAAATAACCACAGGATAACATTTagtctttatttttcctttgtcaACAGAACACATTTAAGAACAGAATCACAGTGTAGAACCTTTAAGTGCAAATgaacaatgtaaaaaataataataaacatgtcTTTGATTAGTTCTATCCCCCCCACACCACACCACATGGAATTGTATACTGCAACGAAAACTCTTTTgaacgataaaaaaaaaagtgctacTTCATTTTTGTCAGcagaacaaattaaaactgCTTCAAATCTGTTTCCTTAAAGAAAAGAATCataaaaaactgagaaaaaaaaagggtccGTATCGGCATCTCAAAAAAGAATTTACGATAATAAGTTTACTTTTAAATCTAAGTGCCACAAACCCTATATGAAAAGGAACTTCTGGAATACACTTTGACGTTGAACATTTGTTTGTATTGACTGCTTTTCTTTTGAAACGACAGTGAAGCTCGAGGCTCCCAACAGGCTGCACAACCACAAACCTCAACAAGTCACAGTCGCAGCCATTGACCCTCGGAGACGGACTGAAATATCTGCAGAATGCACTTATGATACAGCATAAATCAAACTGATACTTATGAAGCAGCATTTGTTCAACTCAGTGACTGTTGATTAGATTAGAACTTAAACAAAAACGtatttataattgttttgttCCACTGGACAGTACGCAGGTCTGTATAGGAATAAAAGGTTCAACTGGACTACAGTGCTAGAGAACTATCAACTGACATATGAGGCCAGTTGTAGGAGCCATTATGTAATGTATAGTTTTGACCACTAGGTGATATGTAGGTGTCTTCAGTCAGTTAGTTCAGTTTCGAGCAGTAGGTAGTGGGGAGTGCACGGGTCTTACTGTAGCTTAATCTAACAAAGATTTTAATtcaatgtaaattaaatgtttgcaATATCTCCAACCAAAAGGACAAACTTGGACATATTATAATTTTCTCTGTAAAAACTACGCGCCGAGAACATTCCACGCCCCCTACGTGACTCTACAGGAGTCACTGCACCAGTCTTCATTGCCACCAATGCTCCAACCCAGCATTTGCATGAATGCCCCCTGAACCATTTAGGCAATGTGGTTTGTGAATGAGTCCACTGCAGTCATCTCTCCAAATCAATACGATCACAGATGGTTCACAGATTGTTACTGTGTTGGTTTCGCTTTTCCCACAGTGGCTCAAAGCCTCTCTTGTTCCACATGGCAGCCGTCCAGCAGAGATGAGCCAGGAAGCGAGAAAACGTCCTTTCCAACCGCAAACAAGTCAGTCTTGTGACTTCAACGCTGAACATAAACACTTGTCAGCAACTGGCTTTCTGACAATTCACTTTATTTGCTCTGAACTGTGTGGCACTGACAGGGCGCTGACTACCTGCAGCTTTGTTATGGCACCTGTGTTTCTGGGTGCATCAGCTGCTGCACCACCAGGTCTATGTTGACGATGGGACTGAAGTAGAGCGCCCAGTAGAAGAAGCAGTTGCACACAAACTGAGGGACTAAAGGCCACAGGACGGCAAAGACAAACCCCTGAGATAACATCGTCCACGTGTGGCTCCACATCATCTCTGGCAGAAACctaaagagagaggaagatacGAGTTAAACGAGTAACGACTGATTGTTGAAAACAGCCCTCGGGTGTTCAATTAAGAATGTACACAAACATGGACGACTTGATGACACATTATCGCCACCAACAGCTGCTCACCAGAACAACTTGAGAAGTAAATTGCAtgcatgtgaaaaaaaaaaaaaacacaatgtggacCCACTCAGGGAAACACTGCTTCATAGCTACATGTAGCCGTCATCACAGGTTggcattgtgggtaatttaggagccaggaaagaaaaactcatGAACACGGAGCCCTCCCACTGCGTGTACCTGATCCCGGCTGTTGTGCAGAGTCTCCACAGGGCACAGCCTTCCAGCACAGACATGAGCGCGGCGTTCACGATGATGAAGCGAGATGTCCAGTAGTGGACGGCCAACCAGTCCCAAGCAAACTCAGCTATTAGCTGGTAGGGAAGCAGGAGGTACTTCACCAGAAACTCCGCCCACTGCTGCCAGTTTGGCTCCAGCTGCCAAATAAGAGAACACCTTTTTAGATTACAATCAGTAACACACAAATCTGTAACGTCAATAGTTCGGCTCATATTCAGTGTAAATGTAGCAGTAGCTGGACTCAATGTTGACTTATTCAAAGAGTCACCTGTGTCATGTAGAAGCTGCTCTCCAGTGATTGGTCACTGTGTGAGATGGCCGGACAGCAGGTGTGCAGGACGGGCAGGAAGGTTTCCGAGTAGTCGAATAGATACAAGTAGAAGAGTGTGAGACGGGGCGAGCTCTTCAGGGCGTAGAGCAGGAACAGAGACTTCCCAGCGTTAGCCGcctggaggaaagagacagagaaatcaCAGAGATCCTGATTCCAGACTCACAGATTCCAATCTGTACAATGGGGCATTTCCTTTAATGAATGGACTGTGCACTAAAACACTAAAAGTAACACATTTGACACAATATCAGCCTGGAGATCCTGCTGCTCAGTGCAAATATCTGCATAGCCCAAAATGTTGTCTGAACCTACTTTGTATTCCCACAGGTTCTGAGGAGGTTTGACTCCCAGAGCTTTAACTCTGTCCAGTTCGGCCAGAATGGCTCGTCGGTGAGCCTGGTTCTCAATGCTGTACGGTAGCTTCAACAAATCTTCATCATcaagcatcagcagcagcctgaagcAAAGGaatccacagaaaacactggatCAGCATAAAACTCAAACTTCCATTAAACCGGGCGGCGACAGAGAGAACCTACTAAAAAAGAAAGTATGATGGTAATGTTCATGTTAATTATTGAATAATTAGCTTTTTATTAATCTATAatttataacaacaacaaattctCACATATATTTTGCATTTTTGCTTAGCTTGAAGTGTATCTGCGAGTTTTCAATTTTTGTCACCTTCCATTGACACTTTCCCGTAGGAAGGGCTCTCTGTAGAGCTGCGCCCAGGGCCCCAGATGTTCCAGCCAGGAAACCACTTCCTCTGATGTCCAGTGGGAAACAGGCTTACTGATCAGCATGGTGTGCTGCTCCACCCCACTACTGCTCCAGTGAtacaccatcaccatcacctgaccaaacacaaacattgtttaccttaacttatacacacacaccacaaatgTTTTACACATCTAGATGCAAAGAAAAGGTTCGGTTCACAAACTAGAGTGTGATATGAACTGCTGTTATTACTGACCTTAGCTATGTGCCTTTACATTTAGCACATTTAAAC
Protein-coding sequences here:
- the LOC133953634 gene encoding bifunctional apoptosis regulator-like, yielding MDDPPASSDSSEFKSSSGGNISENEFSCHCCYDILVNPTTLTCGHNFCRHCLALWWESAHKNECPECREKWEGFPKVNILLRDATDKLFSEVVQQRRVTIQANPQISRSLLAFQRYGDNLGRSRTNKHKGAGFFFSGVLTALTCVAVMVMVYHWSSSGVEQHTMLISKPVSHWTSEEVVSWLEHLGPWAQLYREPFLRESVNGRLLLMLDDEDLLKLPYSIENQAHRRAILAELDRVKALGVKPPQNLWEYKAANAGKSLFLLYALKSSPRLTLFYLYLFDYSETFLPVLHTCCPAISHSDQSLESSFYMTQLEPNWQQWAEFLVKYLLLPYQLIAEFAWDWLAVHYWTSRFIIVNAALMSVLEGCALWRLCTTAGIRFLPEMMWSHTWTMLSQGFVFAVLWPLVPQFVCNCFFYWALYFSPIVNIDLVVQQLMHPETQVP